A single region of the Streptomyces sp. ITFR-16 genome encodes:
- the cutA gene encoding divalent-cation tolerance protein CutA produces MDPEIVIAQTTSDDEEQAKTLARGAVESKLAAGVHIDAPITAFYWWQGKVEAAQEWRISYMTSSDRLPALEAWLHERHPYDVPQWVTLPVTGGSEAYLSWVVDETRPG; encoded by the coding sequence ATGGACCCCGAGATCGTGATCGCGCAGACGACGAGTGACGACGAGGAGCAGGCGAAGACCCTCGCCAGAGGCGCTGTTGAGAGCAAACTGGCGGCGGGCGTCCACATCGATGCGCCCATCACCGCCTTCTACTGGTGGCAGGGGAAGGTCGAGGCGGCTCAGGAGTGGCGGATCTCCTACATGACGTCGTCGGATCGCCTCCCCGCGCTAGAGGCATGGCTGCACGAGAGGCACCCGTACGACGTCCCCCAGTGGGTCACGCTGCCTGTGACCGGGGGGTCGGAGGCGTACCTGTCCTGGGTCGTCGACGAGACGCGCCCGGGGTAG
- a CDS encoding nucleotidyltransferase, whose amino-acid sequence MNDSTKNAFDAFDEELNLDGRERKSAQKRHNEITEHLVNAGLAIATFLQGSFARKTMLKPLKDVDMVIRMHPRLEKTLRQPGGPAQAMSLIRGVIAEKYPDALFDVDDAPAHALQVTFAELDFTFDLVPALDVEDSEIVYIADRENDTWEWSNTRTLNRIISTRNQATGGRFVHQVRMLKSFKKGNPVLDDTCGLLWEAFAYAAVTGPLEHSQALATTLAHAAQAVTHPVLDPTGVDDLTAEWTIDERNTYATTLAATARRAAEARRLEEDGQHAAAIEIWHTLIGDPFPQSESQNAIDALRALAAGSITSTGRAVVSPRGQQPARPARSWRTR is encoded by the coding sequence ATGAACGACAGCACCAAGAACGCCTTCGATGCCTTCGACGAGGAACTCAACCTCGATGGCCGCGAGCGCAAAAGCGCCCAGAAGCGGCACAACGAGATCACCGAACATCTGGTGAACGCTGGCCTGGCCATCGCCACCTTCCTGCAGGGCAGCTTCGCCCGCAAGACGATGCTCAAGCCGCTCAAGGACGTCGACATGGTCATCCGGATGCATCCGCGCCTGGAGAAGACCCTGCGTCAGCCCGGCGGCCCCGCCCAGGCGATGAGCCTCATCCGCGGGGTCATCGCCGAGAAGTACCCCGACGCCCTCTTCGACGTGGATGACGCCCCTGCCCACGCCCTCCAGGTCACCTTCGCCGAGCTGGACTTCACCTTCGACCTGGTTCCCGCGCTCGACGTTGAAGACAGCGAGATCGTCTACATCGCTGACAGGGAGAACGACACCTGGGAGTGGTCCAACACCCGGACGCTCAACCGGATCATCAGCACCCGCAACCAGGCCACCGGCGGACGGTTCGTCCACCAGGTCCGCATGCTAAAGTCGTTCAAGAAGGGCAACCCTGTCCTCGACGACACCTGCGGGCTGCTGTGGGAGGCCTTCGCCTACGCGGCTGTCACCGGCCCGCTTGAGCACTCCCAGGCCCTCGCCACCACCCTGGCTCACGCCGCCCAGGCGGTCACCCACCCGGTGCTCGACCCGACCGGTGTTGACGACCTCACCGCCGAGTGGACGATCGACGAGCGCAATACGTACGCCACCACGCTGGCCGCCACCGCCCGACGGGCGGCCGAGGCGCGACGTCTGGAAGAGGACGGACAGCACGCTGCGGCCATCGAGATCTGGCACACCTTGATCGGAGACCCGTTCCCACAGTCCGAGTCCCAGAACGCTATCGACGCGCTGCGCGCACTGGCGGCCGGCAGCATCACCTCCACCGGACGCGCCGTCGTCTCCCCGCGCGGGCAGCAGCCCGCGCGACCGGCCCGGTCATGGCGTACCCGCTGA
- a CDS encoding ImmA/IrrE family metallo-endopeptidase, with product MDYLRRAAARTQAKAMLTVLQRDHPGAAQRLGDGALDELRQWPGLQVRDVPDDRSGGGCSVSGAYFAGTPAVLAVATSASLARREFTGLHELGHHLQQTVVELMDVLLAEPDGGAALEDAACDAFAADILLPDTLTDRHITAAGPTADAAVALWRVSNASRMAACVKASERLPAPGHILLLDRDGILAFGASHGLPPLRRGSDQSQVPVLRTALSGQGHVEGRGRLAYRDGAVAGEELYLQTAAMDGYVLAVAVTDLAPWRTFAPSVRYNGPEAASYTCAHCGEDFTSFARACARCESAPCPDCDRCGCDRKVFERQCTACFVVHPAAMFDGASSRCRDCD from the coding sequence ATGGACTACCTGCGCCGCGCCGCGGCCCGTACCCAGGCCAAGGCCATGCTCACCGTCCTTCAGCGCGACCACCCTGGCGCTGCCCAGCGGCTGGGCGACGGCGCCCTTGACGAGCTGCGGCAGTGGCCCGGCCTTCAGGTCAGGGACGTACCCGACGATCGCTCTGGCGGCGGCTGCAGTGTCTCCGGTGCCTATTTCGCCGGTACTCCCGCCGTCCTCGCCGTCGCCACCTCTGCCAGCCTGGCCCGCCGCGAGTTCACCGGTCTCCATGAGCTGGGCCACCACCTGCAGCAGACCGTGGTGGAGCTGATGGACGTCCTGCTTGCCGAGCCCGACGGTGGCGCCGCCCTGGAGGATGCTGCCTGCGATGCCTTCGCCGCCGACATCCTCCTGCCCGACACACTCACCGATCGCCATATCACTGCCGCCGGTCCCACGGCGGACGCCGCAGTCGCACTGTGGCGGGTGAGCAATGCCTCCCGTATGGCGGCGTGCGTGAAAGCCAGCGAACGCCTCCCAGCTCCCGGTCACATCCTGCTCCTTGATCGCGACGGCATCCTCGCCTTCGGTGCCTCCCACGGCCTGCCCCCACTGCGGCGCGGCAGCGACCAGAGCCAGGTCCCGGTCCTGCGCACGGCCCTGTCGGGCCAGGGACACGTCGAGGGACGTGGCCGGCTTGCCTACCGTGACGGCGCCGTCGCCGGTGAGGAGCTGTACTTGCAGACCGCGGCCATGGACGGCTACGTCCTCGCCGTCGCCGTCACCGACCTCGCGCCCTGGAGGACCTTCGCGCCCTCCGTTCGATACAACGGCCCCGAGGCCGCCAGCTATACCTGCGCACACTGCGGGGAGGACTTCACCTCCTTCGCCCGCGCCTGCGCCCGCTGCGAGTCTGCCCCGTGCCCCGACTGCGACCGCTGCGGCTGCGACCGCAAGGTGTTCGAGCGCCAGTGCACGGCCTGCTTCGTCGTCCATCCGGCGGCCATGTTCGACGGCGCCAGCAGCCGCTGCCGCGACTGCGACTGA